GCTAGCAATCATTCCTGTAACGGGGACGATTTGTTCGGGAATGAATTTAATTGAACCGGTCCACACCAAAATTACTAAGGTAAAGGTAGTACCGACAGCAATGGCCAACAATGAAATCAAAAAAGCCTTAGGAATACCGTTTCCACGCTTACCTGCATTCCACGATGCATTGACCACAATAATAATGAAACAAGCTAAGGTCAGCCAAATATCGTTAGTTTTGATGACGAACTTCAAAATATATCCAACGATTGCCAATTGGATAATAGCTCGTATAACGCCAATAAAAATAGCTTTATCAATGTGTAACTTTTCAATGTAACCAATTACCAATGCAACTAAAACTAAAACAAACCCTAAGGCCAAAGTAGAATTAGATACTGTTAAATTAGTCATGAAATTACCTCCCCGTTTTTTATCGTAATTTTATCA
This sequence is a window from Companilactobacillus alimentarius DSM 20249. Protein-coding genes within it:
- a CDS encoding ABC transporter permease, whose protein sequence is MTNLTVSNSTLALGFVLVLVALVIGYIEKLHIDKAIFIGVIRAIIQLAIVGYILKFVIKTNDIWLTLACFIIIVVNASWNAGKRGNGIPKAFLISLLAIAVGTTFTLVILVWTGSIKFIPEQIVPVTGMIASNIMVAIGLCYRNMMQTFTDRHQQVLEKLALGADIKLASLDILRDSIKSGMQPTIDSIKTLGLVSLPGMMSGLIFAGVDPVKAIKYQIMITFMLLGSTSIGSIISCYLGYKQFFNERKQLRNELIS